From the Methanocella sp. genome, one window contains:
- a CDS encoding DEAD/DEAH box helicase, translating into MIHLTYDRGTILVYGNVRVPGSAWDSRAGAYRAPAYLYRDIKAYVESSDFSYRDDVLDLVPTPGLTMKTVLRDYQERAVQAWDRAGSWGVVVLPTGSGKTHVAMKAISMVSPAIVIVPTLDLLAQWKERLDEEFGIDTGVYSGEEHRLGPVTVATYDTAYIRAPGLGNRFRLVVFDEVHHLPSPGYLSIAEMFACPARLGLTATYEREDGRHLELPRLVGGKVFERNVESMEGIHLAPFDLKRIYVKLTAGEEEQYLRDMEIYKNYLRDNNIILRTPRDFERLVMRSGRDKGAREAILARHRARATALNSSSKMEALADVLQKHSSPEDKIIIFTEHNDLVYRISKQFLIPFITYTTDKGERSRNLSEFRAGNYKALVTSKVLDEGVDVPDANVGIILSGSGSKREFVQRLGRILRKKGDKKAILYEIVSGSTSEVDTSYRRHKAVER; encoded by the coding sequence ATGATCCACCTCACCTACGACAGGGGCACTATTCTCGTATACGGCAATGTCCGCGTGCCGGGCTCCGCCTGGGACTCCCGGGCGGGCGCGTACCGGGCCCCGGCCTACCTATACAGGGATATAAAGGCGTATGTGGAGTCATCGGACTTTTCATACAGGGACGACGTTCTCGACCTCGTGCCGACGCCGGGGCTAACGATGAAGACGGTGTTGCGTGACTACCAGGAAAGAGCCGTGCAAGCCTGGGACCGGGCCGGCAGCTGGGGAGTCGTGGTGTTACCCACGGGCTCTGGCAAGACACACGTCGCCATGAAGGCCATCTCGATGGTAAGCCCGGCCATCGTCATCGTCCCGACACTCGATCTTCTGGCCCAGTGGAAGGAGAGGCTTGACGAGGAGTTCGGCATCGACACGGGAGTCTACAGCGGCGAAGAGCACCGGCTGGGACCGGTGACAGTGGCGACCTACGATACGGCCTATATCCGGGCCCCCGGGCTGGGCAACAGGTTCCGCTTAGTGGTTTTCGATGAAGTCCATCACCTGCCGTCTCCGGGATACCTGAGCATCGCCGAGATGTTCGCCTGCCCGGCGCGTCTGGGCCTGACAGCGACATACGAGCGTGAGGATGGCCGCCACTTAGAGCTGCCCAGGCTGGTCGGAGGCAAGGTCTTCGAGCGTAACGTGGAGAGCATGGAAGGCATCCACCTCGCCCCGTTCGACCTGAAGCGCATCTATGTGAAGCTGACGGCGGGCGAGGAAGAGCAATACCTGCGGGACATGGAGATCTATAAGAATTATTTAAGGGACAATAACATTATCCTCCGCACGCCCCGGGACTTCGAGCGTCTGGTCATGCGGAGCGGTCGCGATAAAGGAGCGAGAGAAGCGATCTTAGCGAGACACCGGGCGCGGGCCACGGCGTTGAACTCTTCTTCCAAGATGGAAGCGCTTGCCGACGTGCTACAAAAGCATTCGAGCCCGGAAGACAAGATCATCATTTTCACAGAGCATAATGACCTCGTCTACCGCATCTCAAAGCAATTCCTCATTCCATTCATCACGTATACGACCGACAAGGGCGAGCGCAGCCGTAACCTGTCCGAGTTCCGGGCGGGTAATTATAAAGCGCTGGTCACGTCCAAAGTACTGGACGAGGGCGTGGACGTCCCGGACGCCAATGTGGGCATCATCCTGAGCGGCAGCGGCAGCAAGCGCGAGTTCGTCCAGCGGCTGGGCCGTATTTTACGGAAGAAGGGCGATAAGAAGGCCATCCTCTACGAGATCGTCTCGGGCAGCACCAGCGAGGTCGATACGTCGTACCGGCGGCATAAGGCGGTGGAGCGCTGA